The Geobacter metallireducens GS-15 region GAGAGTGGCAGGCTCATTGACCTTGCTCTTGTTTCAGGCGGGGGGACAACGACCGTGACGGCGGTGAACTTCCGCAAGATCGTCGGCTATACCGCCATCAAGAGCACCAATTTTACGGTTAGAGTCACCAGCGACTTGGTTCGCTTTACCGGTACCGGTTACGGGCATGGAGTCGGCCTCTGTCAGTGGGGCGCGAAACAACGGGCATCCGATGGTTTCACCTACCGGGAGATTCTTGCCTATTACTATCCCGGTGCGCTCCTGAGCAAGCTCCCGGTGGGGCAGGGTGTCGATGCGCGTTGACGATTTCGACTATGAACTGCCTCCGGAGTTGATAGCCCAGGAACCCTTGGACCGACGTGACGCCACCCGACTCATGACCGTCGACCGGTTGAAGGGAGAGGTCGGCGAGGTCTCTTTCCGCGAAATAACCCGGCTTTTCCGGCCGGGAGACCTCCTGGTGGTGAACGACACCCGTGTCATTCCGGCGCGTTTTTTCGGCGTCAAGGAGAGTGGTGGCCGTGTGGAGGTTTTCCTGGAAAGGAGGCTTGCCGCCGTGGGAGAACGGTGGCAGTGTCTGCTCCGTTCCTCCAAGCCGTCGCGACCCGGTACCCGGATAGTGCTCGCGGAAGGTGTGTCCGCGGAGGTCATCGGGCGCAGTGACGGGGATACGTGGTGTGTTTCGTTTACCCCCGTGACAGGGTTCGATGAATGGCTGGAACGCAACGGCGCAATGCCTCTGCCTCCTTACATAAGGAGGAGCGCGGCTGACGCAGACCGGGAGCGGTATCAGACGGTTTTTTCCCGCCAGCGTGGCGCGGTCGCCGCACCGACGGCAGGCCTCCATTTTACTCCCGAACTGCTGGATGAGCTACGGGAGCGAGGCGTAGAGATTGCCACCCTTACCCTCCATGTGGGGCTCGGTACGTTTATGCCAATCAGGGTTGAACGGGTGGAAGAGCACCGGATGCACCGTGAGCGGTATATCATCCCCTCTGCGACCGCCGACGCGGTGAATGCCCGGAAGGGGGGCAAAGGGAGGGTAATCGCTCTGGGAACCACCACGTGCCGCACCCTGGAGCATGCCGCCCGTGACGATGGCCGCGTGGCAGCCGGCGCGGGAGAAACAGGCATCTTTATCTATCCGGGCTACCACTTCAAAACGGTGGATGCCCTCATTACCAATTTTCACCTCCCCAAATCGACCCTGCTCATGCTCGTTTCGGCCTTTGCCGGGAAGGAGCTTCTCTTCAGGGCATACCATGAGGCGGTGACTCGGCGTTTCCGGTTTTTCAGCTACGGCGACGCGATGTTTGTACATTAGGCCGCTTGCCGTTGCCGGCTGACCGCGAGATAATCAGGACGGATTTTGATCCATTTCAAACTTATAAAGAAAGACGGCGCAGCCCGTCTCGGCTCTTTGACAACCCCCCGCGGCACCATCGAGACGCCGATTTTCATGCCGGTCGGAACCCAGGCCACAGTGAAGGCCATGACCCCCGAGGAGCTGAAGACCATCGGTGCCCGGATCATCCTGGCCAACACGTACCATCTTTATATTCGCCCCGGCCATGAATTGGTGAGGCGCATGGGCGGGCTTCACCGTTTCATGAACTGGGATCGGCCGATCCTTACCGACAGCGGCGGGTTTCAGGTCTTCAGCCTGAACGAACTGCGCAAAATCACCGAGGAGGGGGTCAAGTTCCGGTCCCATCTGGACGGTTCCTATCATTTTATCTCTCCCGAGGACGCCATTGCCATTCAGGGGGCTCTGGGGAGCGACATCGCCATGTGTTTCGACGAGTGTACTCCCTACCCGGCCACCCACGACTACGCCCGCCGCTCCATGGAGATGACCACCCGGTGGGCCAGGCGCTGCAAGGATGCGAAGACGCGGGAGGATCAGGCTCTCTTCGGGATCGTTCAGGGGGGGATGTACCGGGACCTGCGGGAGCGAAGCGCCGCGGAACTGCGGGAGATCGGCTTTGACGGTTACGCCATGGGAGGGCTCTCCGTTGGCGAGGAAAAGGAAGTCATGCACGAGGTGCTGGAGTACGCCGCGCCGATGCTTCCCGAAGACCGGCCCCGCTATGTGATGGGAATCGGGGCGCCGGAGGATCTCATCGAGGCGGTCTGGCACGGCTTCGACATGTTCGATTGCGTGATGCCCACGCGAAACGCCCGCAACGGGATGCTCTTCACCTCCTTTGGTAGGGTCAACATCAAGGGGGCGGCCTATGCCGAGGACGCCGGCCCTCTGGATTCCGAATGCGACTGTTACGTCTGTCGCACCTACAGCAGGGCCTATCTGAGGCATCTGTACCGCTCGGGGGAGATTCTCGCGTCGCGGCTCAACACGTACCATAACCTGTACTATTATCTGTCCCTCATGGCAAAGGCGCGGGCCGCCATTGCCGAGGGACGGTTCGCCGCGTTCCGGCAGGAGTTTTACGCCAAGAGGGAGTTGCAGGGGCAATCCTAGAGATTGCTCCATAAAAAAAGAGGGGGCTTCGGGCTTCCTCTCTATAAATCGTCCGGAGGTTACACAATGTTCGGAGTTGCTTTTGCAATGGCTGCACAACCGGGAGGAGCCCAGCCCGGCGGCGCCATGGGCGCTTTTCAGGCTATCCTGCCCCTCGTCTTCATGTTCGCCATCTTCTACTTCCTTCTGATCCGCCCCCAACAGAAGAAGGCCAAGGATCACCGCACGCTTCTCGATTCCCTCAAGAAGGGGGATCAGGTTGTTACCGCCGGCGGCATCCACGGGAAGGTGGGCGCCATAGACGGCGACGTCGTGCTCCTCGAAATTGCCTCGGGGGTCACCATCAAGATTTCCAAGGGTTATATCGCCACCCTGAAGAAGGATTAGAACCTACGGGGATCTGAAAGGAGCTTCGCGCATGTCAAAGGGGCTTACCTGGCGCTTTGGCCTTATCCTGCTGTTCATTTTTCTGTCGGGTATCTACCTGACCCCGACCTTTGTGTCTCCCCTTCCGTCGTGGTGGAAAGGGCTTCTTCCCAAGGACCGGATCAACCTGGGGCTTGACCTTCAGGGGGGGACACACCTGGTGATGGAGGTGGAGATCCAGAAGGCGGTGGAGGGCGCCCTCGACCTCATCGCGAGCGATCTGGAAGACAGCCTTTCCGCCAAGACCATCCGGTTCAAGAAGATCGGGCGGATCGCATCGGATCGGATCCAGCTCACGTTCTACGACCGGGGCACCGCCGACACGGTGCAGAAGATGGTCAAGGAGAAATATCCGACCCTGGAGCTCGTCCCTCCCTATGACGAGGGGGGATTCGTCAGCATGCAGCTCCGCATGGGTGAGAAGGAAGCCCAGGAGCGCAAGGACCGGGCCGTTGCCCAGGCACTTGAGACGATCCGCAACCGGATAGACCAGTTCGGCGTTTCCGAGCCGGTCATTGCCCGGGAAGGGCTCACCCATATCGTGGTCCAGCTTCCGGGCATAAAAGACCCGAAGCGGGCCATCGAGCTCATCGGCCGGACGGCCCGGCTGGAGTTCAAGCTGGTTGACGAGACGGTCAATCCGGCCACGGCAACTCCCGGCACCATCCCCGAAGACTCCGAGCTCCTCATGGAGAAGAAGACCGACCCCACCACCGGCGCCGTAACCGAAATACCCCTGGTGGTCAAGAAAAAGGCGATGATTACCGGTGATCTCCTCACCAACGCCCAGGTCCGGATCGATTCCCAGTTCAACCAGCCCTACGTGGCGATCGAGTTCAACTCCACCGGCGCCCGCCTCTTCGACCAGGTAACCGCCGCCAACGTGGGGAAACGTTTCGCCATTGTGCTCGATAACAATATCTACTCCGCGCCGGTGATCCGGGAGCGGATTTCGGGTGGCAGCGCCCAAATCTCCGGCTCGTTCTCCGAGAAAGAGGCCGCTGACCTGGCCATCGTACTCCGGGCGGGATCTCTCCCCGCACCGGTCAAGGTGATCCAGAACGAGACGGTTGGTCCTTCCCTGGGGCAGGACTCCATCACCAAGGGGCTGATGGCCGGTCTCGTGGGGGTGGCGCTCGTCGTTGTCTTCATGGCGATATACTATAAGCTCGCCGGCCTGGTGGCCAACTTCGGCATGGTGCTCAACGTGCTCTACCTCATGGGCGCCCTGGCGGCCCTAGGAGCGACCCTGACCCTGCCGGGCATCGCCGCCATCGTCCTGCTGATCGGCATGTCCGTTGACTCCAACGTCCTCATCTTCGAACGGATCCGGGAGGAGATGCGGCTCGGCAAACCTCCCAAAGCGGCATTGGATGCCGGCTATGACAAGGCGTTCCTGACCATCATGGACTCCCACGTGACGACGCTCATCACGGCCGCCGTCCTCTTCCAGTTCGGCACCGGACCGGTCAAGGGATTTGCCGTGTCGTTGAGCCTGGGGATTATCATCAACCTGTTCACCGCTCTCGTGGGCACCAAGTCAATTTTCGACTTCGCCCTTTCGCGCCTGCGGATCAAGCGTCTGAGCATCTAGGGGGAGTCCATGGAATTTATCGGCAAGACACATATCGATTTTATGGGGATGAAGAAGTTTTCCTTCGCCATTTCCATTGTCATAGCGATTCTCGGCATTATCGGCATCGTGCGGATTGCCCTCGGGACAGCCAACATGGGGATCGACTTCTCCGGAGGCACCGCCGTGCAGCTCAAATTCGCCCAGCCGGTGCATATCGACCGGGCCCGTGAGGCCTTGGCGAAGCACGGTATCCATGACGCCAACCTTCAGGAGCTCAAGACGGGGAACAAACTCCTCGTGAAGGTAGGGAAGACCTCACTCCCCCAGGGGAACGCGGCGGACCTGATCCAGACTGCCTTCCAGAAAGAGTTGACCGGCAATACCTTCGTGGTTGAAAGCTCCACCGAGATCGGCCCTGCCATCGGCGACAAGCTCCGCAAGGACACCCTGGTCGCCGTGGCCATCTCCATGATCGGCATCCTCATCTACATTGCCTGGCGGTTCGACTTTACCTTCGGCGTGGGAGCGCTCGTTGCAACGCTTCACGACGTCCTCGCCATGTTTGCCGTCTTTTTCCTCCTGGACAAGGAGGTCAATCTCCTCTTCATTACGGCGGTCCTCACCATCGCCGGCTATTCACTCACCGATACCGTGGTCGTCTTTGACCGCATCCGGGAGAATCTCCATAAGAACACCAAGGATTCGCTGGAGACGATCTTCAACTTCAGCATCAACGAAGTCCTTTCCCGGACCATTATTACGGCACTTACCACCTTCCTGGCCGCCGGCTCCCTTTACTTCTTCGGCGGCGAGGTTATCCATGACTTTGCCCTGGCCCTTGTGGTCGGCATCCTCGTCGGTGTCTACTCATCCGTGTTCGTGGCGAGTCCCATTGTCGAGGTCTGGGGGCGTCGTCCCAAGGCCAGCAAGGCTTGACGTCAAGAGGAGACGATGATGAATAAGGAAACTGTGCTTTACGTGGTCATTGCGCTTCTTGTCGGCATCCTCGGCACCGTTCTCGTGGTCGGCGTGGTCAACAAGCAGAAACCTGCCCCGGCCACGGCAGGCATTCCCGCCGGCGGCGGATCTCCCGTCGACTACCAGCAGCGGATTGCCGAGGCCGAGAAAGTCGTTGCCAACGATCCCAAGAACCTCCAGGCCTGGATCCAGCTGGGCAATGACTATTTCGACACCGATCAGGCCCAGAAGGCTATCAACGCCTACGGCAAGGCCCTGGAGCTCGACCCGACCAACGCCAACGTACTTACTGACCAGGGGATCATGTTCAAGCGGGTCGGGTGGTTCGATAAGGCCATTGCCAACTTCGAGAAGGCGCAACAGCTCGATCCAAAACACCTGCAGAGTCTTTACAATCTCGGGGTTGTCTATATGAGCGACCTGAAACAACCCGCCAAGGCGGTGAAATACTGGGAACGCTACCTTGAACTGGATCCCATGGGGCCCAACTCCCAGCAAATTCGGACGATGTTGGAGGAGGCCAAGGGGATGGCGCAGACCCCATCCCCCCAGGGGCAACTCTTCAGGAAGTGATTTGACGGCATCGAATTCCCCGCTTCGGCGGGGTTTTTTTGTGGCCATTGTGCGAGGTGGGGTGGCAGAGAATGAAAGCGGTTGCCGAAAAGCGATGGGAGTTACGGACCAATGACAAGGAGGCTGCGCAGAGAATTGCCTCGGACTCTTCGGTCGACCCCTTCCTGGCAGCGCTGCTCGCCAACCGGGGCATCGCGGATGGCGAATCCGCGCGCCGCTTTCTTTCCTCTTCCCTGGGGGACGTGAGCGATCCCTTCCTTCTGAAGGGAATGGAAGAGGCAGTTGCCCGCCTCTGTGCGGCACGGGCACGACGTGAAACTGTGTGCGTCTACGGCGATTATGATGTGGATGGGATTACTGCCACGGCATTGCTGGTAAGCTTTTTTCGTGCGGTTGGTATCCGCTGCTTCTATCATATTCCGAAACGCCTCGAAGAGGGATACGGCCTTTCGGTGGACGGCCTGCGCAAGGTGGCCGAGCAGGCGCAGGTTGTCGTTACGGTCGACTGTGGGGTGAATGCCGTGGCCGAGGCGGAACTCTGCCTTACGTTAGGGGTTGACCTCGTCATCACCGACCACCACACCCCTGGTCCGGCCATCCCGAAAGCCTGTGCCGTTATCAATCCACTTCAGCCGGGCTGTTCCTATCCCTTTAAATCCCTTGCAGGCGTGGGCGTCGCTTTTAACGTGATGGTCGCCCTTCGGGGGCGTCTCAGGGCGGAAGGGGCATTCGCCGGAGGAAACGGACCGAATCTGCGGGAATACCTCGACCTCGTCGCCCTCGGAACCATTGCCGATGTGGTTCCTCTCGTGGGAGAGAACCGGATATTCGTTAAATATGGGCTCCGGGAACTTTCCGCTTCGTCGCGGGTTGGAGTGAAGGCCCTTAAGGATGTGGCGGGAGTCACCGGCGCCGTGAGTTGTGGTGCTGTCGGCTTCAGGCTTGCACCGCGACTTAACGCAGCCGGCAGAATGGAGGATGCCGCTGCCGGGGTTGAACTTCTCCTTGAGACCGAGCCTGGCCGTGCCGCGGCCATTGCCGCGGAACTGGATGCGAATAACGACGAGCGCCAGGCCCTGGAGCGGCAGATTCTGACGGACGCCCTGGGACGGGTTCAAGGGAATACCGCCATGGAGGGGAGAAAAAGTATCGTTCTCGCCTCCGCTGCGTGGCATCCGGGGGTCATCGGGATCGTTGCCTCGCGAATGGTCGATCTCTTCCATCGTCCGACCGTGCTCATTGCTCTGCAGGAAGGAAACGGCCGGGGATCGGGGCGCAGTATTCCGGGCTTTCACCTCTACGATGCCCTCGGCGCCTGCGCCGACCAACTCGTGAAGTTCGGCGGGCACCGTTACGCTGCCGGGCTTTCAATTGATGAGCCAACGCTGGAACTGTTCGTGGACCGCTTCGAAGAAGTTGCTGCGGGGTTGCTGTCCGCCGACGACCTGATACCGGTGCTCCGCGTGGATGCTGTACTCTCGGCCCAGCAGGTGACAGCTGGTCTGGCGGACGCGCTTTCGTCCCTGGAGCCCTTCGGCGCGGGAAATCCCGAACCGCTGTTCGTGCTGAAAGATATGGAGATCGTGCGGCGGTGGGCCGTTCGCGGCAACCATCTCAAAGTACGGCTTTCTGGTGGAGGATTCACTTTTGACGCCATTGGTTTTAATCTTGCAACGAAGGAGGACAGCTTGCCAGATCTCGTGGATATCGTTTTTACGCTCGGCTGGAACGAGTGGAACGGCCGCAAAACCCTGCAACTGAGCCTCAAGGACATCAGGGAGTCCGGTCAGGTGCTTGAGCCATGCTGAGGGAAGAGCGTTTCAATAAAGCTGACCGTATTATCGCGGTCGGATTCTGGGCCAACGCAGGGCTCATGATCATGAAACTCCTGGCCGGCTATTTCGGGAAATCGGAAGCGGTGTTTGCCGATGGCCTGGAGAGCGCCTGTGATTTCATTGCGATTCTCTCCACGATGATTGCGCTTAAGGTCGGACGTCAACCATTCGACCCGAAACATCCCTACGGGCACGGCAAAGCGGAGAGCATCGCGGCAGTCCTTGTTTCGCTGGTCATCTTTTCAACGGGCATAGGGATTCTTGTTAAGGCCGTCCACACCATTATGGACCGCACCTATCAGACCCCTGATCTGATTGCGGTGCTTGCTGCTCTTGTCACCATTGCGGTCAAGGAATGGTTGTACCGCTACACGGTATCGACCGGAAAGCATCTTGAGAGCCCCGCACTGGCGGCGGTTGCCAAGGATCATCGCAAGGATGCTGTGACGTCCATCGCCACCCTCGTTGGCGTCTTCGGCGCCTACCTGGGGGCCGGCGTCATGGATCCCCTGGCCGCCGGACTCACGGCGTTCTTCATTTTTCACATCGGCTATGAAACATGCATGGGAGCCATCCATGACCTCATGGATGGCCTCCCCTCCGGTGATCTTATCCAATCGATCTCCGAAGTGGCCGAAGCGGTTGACGGAGTGGAGCACGTCCATGAAATCCGGGGGAGGAGATCGGGCCAGTACATCATTATTGATCTCAAACTCGATATGGACCCAGAGATGACCGTCAAGCGCTCCCATGACATCGCCACAACGGTTAAGCGGCTTATTTTCGAGCAATTCCCCAATGTGGGAGACGTGATGATCCACATTAATCCCCATGACGAAGAACATGAGGATCTGATCAGGCTGTAACGGTTGCAATTGACATTGTCATGCTATTATGGATATTGATGACAACTTAATTTACGTGCCGTAGTTGTCAATGTCGCTATCTGACTCATGCCAGTGACGGACACTCAGGGAATACGATGATAACGATACTTTTCATCTCCGACGATACTCGGGTTCCTGACCTCATTGCCCGGGTGCAGTCCCAGCTCAAGGCCAGAATGAGGCTCGCTACCGATTTCGATCAGGGGCTCAAGGAGGTATTTGACAACAGGCCCTCTGCAGTCTTCATCCAGGGTGACATCTCGGGAATCTCCGGTGAGACCGTTGCGCGCCACATAAAAACCCTCCTCCGTGGTGATGCACCCCGCATTGTGCTCATACATACAGCACCCCTGCCGACGCAGGGAGTGAAAAAATGGTTCGATGATGCAATCGATTTCTCTCTGCCGCAGGCGGAGCTTGCTGATCAATTTAAGCTTCGGCTGATGGAGATTGCCCCCGATCTCCGCATTGAAACGAATGACGTGCCGACTCGTCATGCTGGAAACGTCGCCGCTGCTGCCCCTAATGTGTCGGACCACCCTGCACCTTCTCATGGAGAGGCTGAACCCTTTGATTGGGAGGCGCCCGGGGATGCCGTTCCCCATGCCGTTCAGCCACCCTGTCATCAGGCGCACTCCGAAGTTGAGGAGAGGGATGAAAGCGATTCTTTGCCGGATGTCTCGCAGGTTCTGGTCGGCAGGGGAGCGGCAACAACCGGCCCTGGGATGCCTTCGCCAGGGTCCGAACTTCGGAACGTGATGCCGTCGATTATCGAAGAGTCCGCCACCACCCAGTCTACCTTTTCGGAACAGATTCCCTCGACCCCGGCCACCCCTTCTCCGCCACTGACTCCACTGCGCGAAGCGGAGCCGAAGCCAGCCCCTTTACGTCAACCTTCTCCGCTTCAAGCGGTCGAATCTTCCCGTGAGAGAACCGCCGCCTCCATGGCCGACTTCAGCGCAGAGATGACTAAAGAGGCAAAGGCGGAGTGGGTGACCATTCCTCCGCCGGACCGGGAACTCGGAGGGGCGACAGGACAGCGTCTCACCGTATGGGCTGCCGCCATTGTGGTGCTCCTCCTTGGCGCGATGGTGGGCGGGGCTTTACTGCTGAAGGGAGAAGGGAATAAGAAAAAACCTTCCCCGAAACCGGAAGCAATGCAAACGGCCCCGACCCGGACTTCGCCTGCGCCGGCCCCTCCCGCAAAGGCGATCCCTCTGAAGACTACCCCCGCGGCGCTTCCTTCTTTTATCCCCGCATCGGGGAAGGATGAGGGTTTTGGTAAGGTCCATCCCGGTTGGGAGCGATATCTCGGCAGGGGAACAGAGTACCGTCTATTCCGTGAGAACGGCCGCCTGAAGGCGGTGCAGGTCATTGCCCTCCGTGGCACTGCTGTCCCCGATACCCTCGTTGTTGCCGTTGTCAGGGAATTGACGGGGAGCGAACGCCTCGGCGCAGTATCGTCCCAGACAAAAAAGGGGGGGTACCTGCGTCAGGTAGGCAAGGTTGACGGAAAGGGCGAGGTCGTCATCTACCGCAAAGGAGGGGGCGTCCGGGGGGTTGTTGTAACCCTCAACTGAGGCATGATGCCCCGGGATAATCAATGCCTGCCCCTGTTTTTGCGGCCTGAGCTTTACAGCTGCATTTTTGCGGCGATACACGGGGGAGCTTTTTTCTGTTCTTCCTATAATAATTTTGTACAAGTACTTGAAAACGGGAGATGCAATGATAGCTACCCCCCCCCGACAAGCTGTTGCCATCGCACTCGCGATGCTGGCCTTCGGCGCTCTGCCGACGCAGGTGCGCGCCATTGACCCGCGCTTTGAGCTCGATCCGCGTTTCCTTGACAAGACCGCTGAATCACCTGCCAAGGAACGGGAGGAACGGCCGGTTCGAAAAGCGGCACGGTCGGCGACCGGGGCGTCTCACTATACCTATACCGTTAAGCCGGGGGACCACATTTTCAAAATTCTCATGAAGGAGTACGGTCTTTCCAATGCCGAGGCCGAAGCCCTCGTGCCCGAAGTGAAGCGTCTTAACGGAATCACGGACATCAGGAGACTCCATGCGGGGCAGTCCCTGCGCATCCCGCTGACGCACCGGCGCGAACATGCCGATGTGGCTGAGCGGAAGGAATCGAAGATTGTCCGCGGGGCGCCTGCAAGGACTGACGGTGCTGGAGGGAAAAGGCCGGGGTCTCTTGCCGCAGCCTCAGCCGGCAGTGACGGGAAGTCCGCGGGTCACACCATGCGGATGATGAATCTCTCCCCCGAGCAGGAACCGGCCAATCTCGACGCGGTTCGTCAAGTCTGGGGTGGCCTTGTCCCTTCCCGGCCGGTATCCTCTCGGCCGATTTCCATCGAGGACAAGAACTTTTCCCTGTCCCTCGACCCGGAATCATTCCCCTCGTTCCCCGCGGCAGATGGGGGAAGAGTGCTTGTGGATGCCGGGGGGAAGATTCCTCCTCTCGTGAGATCCCTCATTGAGGAGAAGGATCCGTCGGTGCGCATCGTTTCCGAGAGCCCCCGCAACCGCAAGCGCTTTATGGCGTCGCTTCTGGAAGGCGCCCGCTTCTATTCGGTGGCGGACAATGTCGCCCTCTCGTTTGGCGCCGATCCCAAGCTGACGGTCAACGCCGATTTCAAGATCGAAAAGACCCCGGAAAGCGTCCTGAATCACGATGTGGTGCTGATGAGCGTCGAGGAGTACCGGCGCGGTATGCCGCCGGTTCTGGTCCAGTTTCTTCGCCGCGAGGGGTTTCAGGTTCTGGAGCCCTTTCCCGCCGGTGACCAGGCATTGCCCCGTGGCGGGCGGACCCTTCACCAGATCACTGCCCACGATACCCGGGGGATCGTCGATGGTCTTCTGCGGGCACTCGACGTGCGCTACGAGGCTGACCGCAGCGTAGAGCTCTACGGTATGTCCGACGGCGGGCTCAGGCTCGAAGTGCGGGCCGACCGCTACTTCGAGGACGGGCGCGACCGCTATGTCGTGAGCTACTTTGATGGAGATCCGGTTTCCTATACCCTGACGAGGCTCCTTGAGACCCGGGGGTATCGGGTCGTTGTCCTTGACCCGAAGGACGACTTCCGGAAGGTTTCCGAAAAACTACTGGCTAGGCTCCGGCTTCCCGGTGTTTTCGCCCAGCACGATCTCCTCCAGTACCGGGACGCGCCCTACGGCATCCAGATGTCGGGGGTCCGCATGCGTGCCCAGGGGGCAGGGGGAGAGTCGGTCTTTCTTACCAATGTCGAGCTCGATCCGCTCTTCAGGGATCTCCTCGATTACAGCGGCTACTCGGTCATTTCCCATTAAAGAGGGTTTCCTGCTGCCATGTCCGTAAAGAAGGTCGGAGAGATACTTGTTGAAAATCGGCTGATTACCGAAGATCAGCTGCGGGAGGCCCTGGAACTTCAGAAGGTCTTCCCCGATCAGCCCGTGGGGCAGCTCCTCTGCAAGCTCGGCTTCCTTACCGAAAGCGATCTCTCCTACATCCTTGAACAGACCGGCAAGCGCCAGAAGCTTGGCGATATCCTCGTGCGTGAGCGGCTCATCGACCAGGAACGTCTTGGCCAGGCCCGCGAGGTCGCCAAGCGGGACGGCATCCCCCTCGCCAGGGCTCTGCGCAAGCTTCGCGTTGTGGAGGAGGAACCCCTCGCCAAGGCGGTGGCCGTCCAGTACGATCTGTCTTTCGTGCACATCAATACCCTTGAGATTGAAGCGGAGCTTGCCCGCTACATCAACCCCTCCTATGCCCAGAAGCAGCGGATTGTCCCCATCTCCAAGATTGGCAATACCCTGACCCTGGCCATGGCCTATCCGATAAGACTCCAGGAGCTGAAGGATCTCGAGCAGAGCATCCGTTCGCGGATTATTCCCGTTATCGCCGTGGAGAGTGAAATCCTCAAGGCCCAACAGCGCCTCTACCGGACCGCTGCCAGTTCTGTTGCCACCTTCGATGAGGCTGACCTTGAGATCGGTCCGGGAAGCATCTCGGAAATCCTGGGGGCCAATGCCGACGATGAACCCGACATCGAGGACGAGGTCAAGAAGGTATCCGAGCGTGACAGCATTATTGTGAAGCTCGTCAACAAGATCATCTTCGACGCCCACCAGAGCCGTGCCTCCGACATTCATATCGAGCCGTACCACGGCAAGAACGATATTGTTGTCCGGATGCGGGTGGACGGTCGGTGCAAGGTCTACCAGCGCATCCCCTACCGCTATAAGTACGCGATCCCCTCCCGCCTCAAGATCATGGCCGAGCTCGACATTGCCGAAAAACGCAAGCCCCAGGACGGAAAGATCAATTTCAAGAAGTTCGGTCCCCTCGACATGGAGCTTCGCATCGCCACCATGCCTACCGCCGGCGGGTTGGAGGATGTGGTGATCCGGCTTGTTAATACCGGCGAG contains the following coding sequences:
- a CDS encoding cation diffusion facilitator family transporter, translating into MLREERFNKADRIIAVGFWANAGLMIMKLLAGYFGKSEAVFADGLESACDFIAILSTMIALKVGRQPFDPKHPYGHGKAESIAAVLVSLVIFSTGIGILVKAVHTIMDRTYQTPDLIAVLAALVTIAVKEWLYRYTVSTGKHLESPALAAVAKDHRKDAVTSIATLVGVFGAYLGAGVMDPLAAGLTAFFIFHIGYETCMGAIHDLMDGLPSGDLIQSISEVAEAVDGVEHVHEIRGRRSGQYIIIDLKLDMDPEMTVKRSHDIATTVKRLIFEQFPNVGDVMIHINPHDEEHEDLIRL
- a CDS encoding LysM peptidoglycan-binding domain-containing protein codes for the protein MIATPPRQAVAIALAMLAFGALPTQVRAIDPRFELDPRFLDKTAESPAKEREERPVRKAARSATGASHYTYTVKPGDHIFKILMKEYGLSNAEAEALVPEVKRLNGITDIRRLHAGQSLRIPLTHRREHADVAERKESKIVRGAPARTDGAGGKRPGSLAAASAGSDGKSAGHTMRMMNLSPEQEPANLDAVRQVWGGLVPSRPVSSRPISIEDKNFSLSLDPESFPSFPAADGGRVLVDAGGKIPPLVRSLIEEKDPSVRIVSESPRNRKRFMASLLEGARFYSVADNVALSFGADPKLTVNADFKIEKTPESVLNHDVVLMSVEEYRRGMPPVLVQFLRREGFQVLEPFPAGDQALPRGGRTLHQITAHDTRGIVDGLLRALDVRYEADRSVELYGMSDGGLRLEVRADRYFEDGRDRYVVSYFDGDPVSYTLTRLLETRGYRVVVLDPKDDFRKVSEKLLARLRLPGVFAQHDLLQYRDAPYGIQMSGVRMRAQGAGGESVFLTNVELDPLFRDLLDYSGYSVISH
- a CDS encoding GspE/PulE family protein, which produces MSVKKVGEILVENRLITEDQLREALELQKVFPDQPVGQLLCKLGFLTESDLSYILEQTGKRQKLGDILVRERLIDQERLGQAREVAKRDGIPLARALRKLRVVEEEPLAKAVAVQYDLSFVHINTLEIEAELARYINPSYAQKQRIVPISKIGNTLTLAMAYPIRLQELKDLEQSIRSRIIPVIAVESEILKAQQRLYRTAASSVATFDEADLEIGPGSISEILGANADDEPDIEDEVKKVSERDSIIVKLVNKIIFDAHQSRASDIHIEPYHGKNDIVVRMRVDGRCKVYQRIPYRYKYAIPSRLKIMAELDIAEKRKPQDGKINFKKFGPLDMELRIATMPTAGGLEDVVIRLVNTGETFSFDKLGLTERNMRIFSEAVSKPYGLVLVVGPTGSGKTTTLHAAISRINSPEVKIWTAEDPVEITQKGLRQVQVNPRIGLTFPAALRSFLRLDPDVIMVGEMRDEETASIAVEASLTGHLVLSTLHTNSAPETVTRLLEIGLDPFSFSDSLICIVAQRLARRLCEECREVYRPDRQELAEIIAEYGEEQFAATGLVGNELVLARAVGCPSCGQTGYRGRLGIHEVLECTDGLKSLIKKRSETELIRRLAMDEGMTTLRQDGILKVLQGLTDIHEVRKVCLK